In Penicillium psychrofluorescens genome assembly, chromosome: 5, a single window of DNA contains:
- a CDS encoding uncharacterized protein (ID:PFLUO_008415-T1.cds;~source:funannotate) — protein MSLKKLNFITGNQNKLAEVRAILGSVIEVDNQAVDVPEIQGTIEDIAKEKARRAAEAINGPALTEDTALEFHALKGLPGPYMYVRPTSLGAVTLTQTSKSFLDTLGHEGLNKILDSFDDRGAEAVCTFAFCRGPGEEPILFQGRTKGAIVRPRGPTNFGWDPIFEHEGKTYAEMEKEEKNRVSHRYKALVKLQQWLGHQ, from the exons ATGTCGCTGAAAAAGCTCAACTTTATCACGGGCAACCAAAATAAGCTCGCCGAGGTGCGGGCCATCCTCGGCAGCGTCATCGAGGTCGACAACCAGGCCGTCGACGTGCCCGAGATCCAGGGGACCATCGAGGATatcgccaaggagaaggcccGGCGCGCCGCAGAGGCA ATTAACGGCCCTGCCTTGACGGAAGACACCGCGCTCGAGTTCCACGCGCTCAAGGGCCTTCCGGGGCCGTACATGTACGTACGTCCCACATCCCTTGGAGCAGTGACACTGACGCAAACCAGCAAATCGTTCCTGGATACGTTGGGCCATGAAGGCTTGAACAAGATCCTGGACTCGTTCGACGACCGCGGCGCTGAGGCCGTTTGTACATTTGCTTTCTGTCGGGGACCGGGCGAGGAGCCTATTCTGTTCCAGGGCAGGACGAAG GGTGCCATTGTGCGTCCCAGAGGCCCGACCAACTTCG GGTGGGATCCCATCTTCGAGCACGAGGGCAAGACATAtgccgagatggagaaagaggaaaag AACCGTGTCTCGCATCGGTACAAGGCGCTGGTGAAGCTGCAGCAGTGGCTGGGCCACCAATAG